One Bacillus amyloliquefaciens DSM 7 = ATCC 23350 DNA window includes the following coding sequences:
- the nagB gene encoding glucosamine-6-phosphate deaminase, which produces MNIITCRHYEELSEKAAAIIAETVKQKPDAVLGLATGGTPEGVYKELVRRHRSEGLSFRDITTINLDEYAGLSPEDKNSYHYYMNTHFFAHIDSRKDRHFLPDGRADDLDAECERYDRLIQTLGGADIQLLGIGHNGHIGFNEPGTPFESRTHVVELNEETRQANARYFPSIDQVPEKAVTMGIGTILSGKRILIMASGKSKAQAVKQLLDGRVSEAFPASALHAHPDVTVLIDEEAAGGD; this is translated from the coding sequence ATGAACATCATCACATGCAGACATTATGAAGAATTAAGTGAAAAAGCCGCAGCGATTATCGCTGAAACAGTCAAACAAAAGCCGGATGCCGTCCTGGGCCTTGCGACGGGAGGCACCCCCGAAGGCGTATACAAAGAACTTGTGCGGAGGCACCGCTCCGAAGGTTTGTCATTCCGGGATATCACGACGATCAATCTTGATGAATACGCCGGACTTTCTCCCGAGGACAAAAACAGCTATCATTATTATATGAATACACATTTTTTTGCACATATCGACAGCCGAAAGGACCGCCACTTTCTCCCTGACGGACGGGCAGACGATCTTGATGCTGAATGCGAACGCTATGACCGATTAATTCAAACACTCGGCGGAGCGGATATTCAGCTTTTAGGCATCGGACACAACGGCCATATCGGCTTTAATGAGCCCGGGACGCCATTTGAATCCAGAACCCATGTCGTTGAGCTGAATGAAGAGACAAGACAGGCGAATGCGCGGTACTTTCCGTCAATCGATCAAGTCCCTGAAAAAGCTGTGACAATGGGGATCGGGACTATCTTGTCCGGCAAACGCATTTTGATCATGGCATCCGGAAAAAGCAAGGCCCAAGCGGTGAAACAGCTTCTGGACGGACGCGTCAGTGAAGCATTCCCCGCCTCTGCCCTGCACGCACACCCGGATGTGACGGTCTTGATTGATGAAGAGGCTGCGGGCGGCGATTGA
- the hisG gene encoding ATP phosphoribosyltransferase: protein MGKVLTMAMPKGRIFEEAAGLLRQAGYRLPGEFEESRKLIIDVPEENLRFILAKPMDVTTYVEHGVADAGIAGKDVMLEEERDVYEVLDLNISKCHLAVAGLPGADWNGVAPRIATKYPNVASSYFREQGEQVEIIKLNGSIELAPLIGLADRIVDIVSTGRTLKENGLVESEHICDITSRFIVNPVSYRMKDDVIDEMAARLARVVEGDTAK from the coding sequence ATGGGTAAGGTACTCACAATGGCTATGCCAAAAGGACGGATATTTGAGGAAGCGGCCGGATTGCTGAGGCAGGCCGGATACAGGCTGCCCGGGGAGTTTGAAGAATCGAGAAAATTGATCATCGACGTTCCGGAAGAAAATCTCCGCTTTATTCTGGCAAAGCCGATGGACGTCACGACATATGTCGAGCATGGCGTCGCTGATGCCGGTATCGCCGGAAAGGATGTCATGCTTGAAGAAGAGCGTGACGTATATGAGGTGCTCGATCTGAATATCAGCAAATGCCATCTCGCCGTTGCAGGGCTTCCGGGAGCGGATTGGAACGGAGTCGCTCCGAGGATTGCGACAAAATATCCGAATGTTGCGTCAAGTTATTTCAGAGAACAGGGCGAGCAGGTGGAAATCATTAAGCTGAACGGTTCCATTGAGTTGGCGCCTTTAATCGGGCTTGCTGACAGAATCGTGGATATCGTATCAACAGGGCGGACATTAAAGGAAAACGGTCTCGTAGAGTCGGAACATATTTGTGACATCACATCGCGTTTTATTGTCAACCCGGTCAGCTACCGCATGAAGGACGATGTAATCGACGAAATGGCGGCCAGGCTGGCAAGGGTTGTGGAAGGAGACACGGCAAAATGA
- the lgt gene encoding prolipoprotein diacylglyceryl transferase, whose translation MNEAGTPINPIALQLGPLSVHWYGIIIGAGALLGLWMAMRESEKRGLKKDIFIDLVLFAIPIAIICARAYYVLFEWSYYSEHPGEIIKIWKGGIAIHGGLIGAIATGIVFSKVRGISFWKLADIAAPSILLGQAIGRWGNFINQEAHGEAVSRSFLESLHLPDFIINQMYIDGQYYHPTFLYESLWSFAGVVILLLLRRVNLRRGDLFLTYIIWYSIGRYFIEGMRTDSLMLTSQLRIAQVISIVLIVLAIILMIFRRVKGYAEKRYADTD comes from the coding sequence ATGAACGAAGCAGGTACACCAATCAATCCGATTGCCTTGCAGCTCGGGCCTTTATCCGTGCACTGGTACGGAATCATTATCGGTGCGGGTGCGTTATTAGGGCTTTGGATGGCCATGAGGGAGAGTGAAAAGCGGGGGCTGAAAAAGGACATTTTTATTGATCTTGTTCTTTTCGCCATTCCGATCGCAATCATTTGCGCGCGGGCATACTATGTGCTTTTCGAGTGGAGTTATTACTCGGAACACCCCGGGGAAATCATTAAAATTTGGAAAGGCGGCATCGCCATTCACGGCGGATTAATCGGCGCGATCGCAACAGGCATCGTCTTTTCAAAAGTAAGAGGCATTTCATTCTGGAAGCTCGCGGATATTGCCGCACCGAGTATTTTGCTCGGCCAAGCCATCGGACGCTGGGGGAACTTTATCAACCAGGAGGCTCACGGCGAAGCGGTCAGCCGTTCATTTTTGGAAAGTCTGCACCTCCCGGATTTCATCATTAATCAGATGTACATAGACGGACAATATTATCACCCGACTTTTCTGTATGAATCGCTGTGGAGCTTTGCGGGAGTCGTGATTCTGCTTCTGCTCCGCCGCGTGAACCTGCGCAGGGGCGATCTGTTTTTGACGTATATTATCTGGTATTCGATCGGCAGATACTTTATTGAGGGAATGCGGACGGACAGCCTGATGCTCACGAGCCAGCTTCGGATCGCGCAGGTTATTTCCATTGTGCTGATTGTTCTTGCGATTATTTTAATGATTTTCAGACGTGTGAAAGGGTATGCCGAAAAGCGGTATGCGGATACAGACTGA
- a CDS encoding C39 family peptidase produces the protein MKTLGTLCVLILTAVLVYLGYNIYTNDIHLNFFNQQSDEPDEKTPLKGSASPLNVVLYRQMDSPRLYNGCEVTSLAMILNNAGYHVSKNTLADQINTVPLTYSSGLKGDPNEGFAGDMENGPGLGVYHEPIDKLAKKYAGNKVYDLTGKDISSVYRQLEKGRPVWVIITTSFKPVDNMQTWNTPNGKVDITYSMHSVAVTGYDHDYVYVNDPYGYKNRKTDRTEFEKAWKQMGSQAIVIKS, from the coding sequence ATGAAGACGCTTGGAACATTATGTGTGCTGATTCTGACAGCCGTCCTTGTCTATCTGGGGTACAACATCTATACAAACGATATCCATTTGAATTTTTTCAATCAGCAGTCTGACGAGCCTGATGAGAAAACACCATTAAAAGGGAGCGCATCACCACTGAATGTCGTTCTGTACAGACAGATGGATTCACCCAGACTGTACAATGGCTGTGAGGTAACAAGCCTTGCTATGATTTTGAATAATGCCGGATATCATGTATCAAAAAATACATTGGCGGATCAAATCAATACGGTTCCGCTCACATACAGCAGCGGGCTGAAAGGAGATCCGAACGAAGGATTCGCCGGAGACATGGAGAACGGCCCGGGTTTAGGCGTTTATCATGAGCCGATTGATAAACTTGCCAAAAAGTACGCGGGAAACAAAGTATATGACCTTACGGGAAAAGACATTTCTTCAGTGTACCGGCAGCTTGAAAAAGGACGGCCGGTCTGGGTGATTATCACCACTTCCTTCAAACCGGTTGATAATATGCAGACTTGGAATACGCCGAACGGAAAAGTCGACATTACGTACAGCATGCACAGCGTAGCCGTCACCGGTTATGATCACGATTATGTATACGTCAATGACCCTTATGGCTATAAAAACAGAAAAACTGACCGGACTGAATTCGAAAAAGCCTGGAAGCAGATGGGCAGCCAGGCCATTGTGATCAAGTCCTAA
- the hprK gene encoding HPr(Ser) kinase/phosphatase: MAKVRTKDVMEQFHLELISGEEGINRPITMSDLSRPGIEIAGYFTYYPRERVQLLGKTELSFFDQLPEEDKKQRMESLCTDVTPAIILSRDMPIPPELVEASEKNGVPVLRSPLKTTRLSSRLTNFLESRLAPTTAIHGVLVDIYGVGVLITGKSGVGKSETALELVKRGHRLVADDCVEIRQEDQDTLVGNAPDLIEHLLEIRGLGIINVMTLFGAGAVRSNKRITIVMDLELWEQGKQYDRLGLEEEKMKIIDTEITKLTIPVRPGRNLAVIIEVAAMNFRLKRMGLNAAEQFTNKLADVIEDGEQDE, encoded by the coding sequence TTGGCAAAGGTTCGGACCAAAGACGTAATGGAGCAGTTCCATTTAGAATTGATCAGCGGAGAAGAAGGAATTAACCGCCCGATTACGATGAGTGATTTATCACGGCCCGGTATTGAAATCGCCGGTTATTTTACATATTACCCGAGAGAACGGGTGCAGCTTTTAGGAAAAACGGAGCTGTCATTTTTCGATCAGCTTCCTGAGGAAGATAAAAAACAGCGGATGGAATCGCTGTGCACCGATGTGACGCCGGCTATCATACTTTCCAGAGATATGCCGATTCCGCCGGAGCTTGTAGAAGCGTCCGAGAAAAACGGTGTGCCGGTGCTCAGATCGCCTCTGAAAACAACCAGACTGTCAAGCCGGCTGACGAATTTTCTTGAGAGCCGTCTCGCGCCGACAACCGCCATTCACGGCGTGCTCGTGGATATTTACGGCGTCGGTGTGCTCATTACGGGAAAAAGCGGCGTCGGTAAAAGTGAAACGGCGCTGGAGCTCGTCAAACGCGGCCATCGCCTCGTCGCGGATGACTGCGTCGAAATCCGGCAGGAGGATCAGGACACGCTCGTCGGGAATGCGCCTGATCTGATTGAGCATCTGCTCGAAATCAGGGGGCTCGGCATTATAAATGTCATGACGCTGTTCGGAGCGGGCGCCGTCAGAAGCAACAAAAGAATCACAATCGTCATGGACCTTGAGCTTTGGGAGCAAGGGAAACAATACGACCGTCTCGGGCTGGAAGAAGAAAAAATGAAAATCATTGATACGGAAATTACAAAACTGACCATTCCCGTCCGCCCGGGGCGAAATCTCGCCGTTATTATCGAAGTTGCCGCGATGAACTTCAGATTGAAGCGGATGGGCTTAAATGCCGCCGAGCAATTTACGAATAAGCTGGCGGATGTCATTGAGGACGGCGAACAAGACGAATAG
- a CDS encoding acyltransferase: protein MRKTDRHPVSGANSLWHVYQTVPFLKVMKNFIIIQIARYTPFLSVKNWLYRTFLKMKVGKQTSFALMVMPDIMFPEKITVGKNSIIGYNTTILAHEYLIHEYRTGFVTIGDEVMIGANTTILPGVTIGNGAVVSAGTLVHKDVPAGAFVGGNPMKLIYTDEEMKKRMGNPAD, encoded by the coding sequence GTGAGAAAAACAGACCGCCATCCGGTTTCAGGTGCAAATTCATTGTGGCATGTTTATCAGACGGTTCCCTTTCTGAAGGTGATGAAAAATTTCATCATCATTCAGATCGCAAGGTATACGCCGTTTCTAAGCGTGAAGAACTGGCTGTACCGCACCTTTTTGAAAATGAAGGTCGGAAAACAGACGTCATTCGCGCTGATGGTAATGCCGGATATCATGTTTCCCGAAAAAATCACTGTCGGAAAAAACAGCATCATTGGCTACAATACGACGATTTTGGCTCATGAATATTTAATACATGAGTACCGGACCGGTTTTGTCACAATCGGTGACGAGGTGATGATCGGGGCAAACACAACGATTCTGCCCGGCGTTACCATCGGGAACGGAGCCGTCGTATCGGCCGGCACGCTTGTACACAAAGATGTCCCGGCCGGGGCGTTTGTCGGAGGAAACCCGATGAAGCTGATTTATACGGACGAAGAAATGAAAAAACGAATGGGAAACCCCGCTGATTAA
- the hisD gene encoding histidinol dehydrogenase: MKITAIKKSERFSLKRSIDSGTEEQRKTVRAIIEDVRKNGDKAVLAYTKTFDGISLDQMAVSGDEIAEAYRLLDDQLLEVIRQAIANIKEYHERQLQSSWFYHRKDGTMLGQKITALDSAGVYVPGGTAAYPSSVLMNVIPALAAGVERIVLVSPPGKDGRLSPGVLVAASELGINEIYKAGGAQAIAALAYGTDTIQPVDKITGPGNIFVALAKREVFGDVDIDMIAGPSEIVVLADDTAVPQEVAADLLSQAEHDMLSSSVLVTDSRKLAEAVSDEVDKQLQTLPRKEIAEASIMDHGRIYISESMEDAIDTVNALAPEHLEIMTHSPEALLGSIRHAGAIFLGRYSAEPVGDYFAGPNHVLPTNGTARFSSPLNVTDFQKKSSIISYSRKAFESHADSIAAFARLEGLEAHAKSIEARNGGSDR, from the coding sequence ATGAAAATAACCGCAATAAAAAAAAGCGAGCGGTTTTCACTGAAGCGTTCTATTGACAGCGGAACCGAAGAGCAGCGAAAAACCGTCAGAGCGATTATTGAAGACGTCAGAAAAAACGGCGACAAAGCCGTTTTGGCCTATACAAAAACATTTGACGGGATCAGCCTGGACCAGATGGCGGTGAGCGGGGACGAAATCGCCGAGGCGTACCGTCTGCTTGATGATCAGCTGCTGGAAGTGATCAGGCAGGCAATTGCCAATATTAAAGAATATCACGAGCGCCAGCTGCAATCCTCTTGGTTTTACCACCGCAAAGACGGCACGATGCTCGGACAGAAAATAACGGCGCTCGATTCCGCGGGCGTATATGTGCCGGGCGGGACGGCCGCTTATCCGTCCTCCGTTTTAATGAATGTCATCCCCGCTCTTGCTGCGGGAGTGGAGCGGATCGTTCTCGTCAGCCCTCCGGGAAAAGACGGCCGCCTTTCGCCGGGCGTTCTGGTTGCGGCGTCTGAGCTCGGGATAAATGAAATTTACAAAGCGGGGGGCGCACAGGCGATTGCCGCGCTCGCTTACGGAACGGACACGATACAGCCTGTTGATAAGATTACGGGCCCCGGCAATATATTTGTGGCACTCGCGAAGCGCGAAGTCTTCGGTGATGTGGATATTGACATGATTGCCGGTCCCAGTGAAATCGTGGTCCTGGCAGACGATACGGCGGTGCCGCAAGAAGTCGCCGCTGACCTGCTTTCACAAGCCGAACACGATATGCTCAGCTCAAGCGTGCTTGTCACCGATTCAAGGAAGCTTGCCGAAGCGGTATCCGATGAGGTGGATAAACAGCTTCAGACGCTGCCGCGTAAAGAGATCGCCGAAGCGTCGATCATGGATCACGGGCGCATTTATATCTCGGAATCGATGGAGGATGCGATAGACACGGTGAACGCGCTGGCGCCCGAGCATTTAGAAATCATGACGCATTCGCCGGAGGCTTTGCTTGGAAGCATCAGACACGCGGGAGCGATTTTCTTAGGACGATACAGCGCTGAACCGGTGGGAGATTATTTTGCCGGACCGAATCACGTTCTGCCGACAAACGGCACGGCACGGTTTTCAAGCCCGCTGAATGTCACAGATTTTCAAAAGAAATCGAGCATCATCTCTTACAGCAGGAAGGCTTTTGAATCCCATGCGGACAGCATTGCCGCCTTCGCGAGACTGGAAGGGCTTGAAGCGCACGCAAAATCGATTGAAGCGAGAAACGGAGGAAGTGACCGATGA
- the ppaX gene encoding pyrophosphatase PpaX, with amino-acid sequence MTDKRLTAILFDLDGTLVDTNELIIASYLHTLDHYCPGQYKREDVLPFIGPPLYETFSGINAEKCDDMISMYRAFNHEKHDELVTEYETVYETLDELKKAGYQLGIVTTKLRDTVNMGLKLTGIGAFFDTVVTLDDVKHPKPDPEPVRLALSRLGCDPSEAMMVGDNYHDVMAGKNAGTKTAGVAWTIKGAQALSAYEPDYMLEKMSDLLHITGVK; translated from the coding sequence ATGACTGATAAACGTTTAACCGCCATTTTATTCGATCTCGACGGCACGCTGGTTGACACGAATGAACTGATTATCGCTTCTTATCTTCATACGCTTGATCATTATTGCCCGGGGCAGTATAAACGGGAAGATGTGCTTCCGTTTATCGGCCCGCCTCTGTACGAAACGTTTTCAGGCATTAATGCCGAAAAGTGCGATGACATGATCAGCATGTACAGAGCATTCAACCATGAAAAGCACGATGAGCTCGTCACGGAGTACGAAACGGTTTATGAAACGCTTGATGAATTGAAAAAAGCGGGCTATCAGCTCGGTATTGTCACCACAAAGCTGAGGGATACAGTCAATATGGGATTGAAGCTGACAGGCATCGGGGCGTTTTTCGATACTGTCGTCACGCTTGATGATGTAAAGCACCCGAAGCCTGACCCCGAGCCTGTGAGGCTTGCGCTCAGCCGGCTGGGGTGCGATCCGTCGGAAGCCATGATGGTCGGTGACAATTATCACGATGTCATGGCGGGGAAAAACGCCGGCACGAAAACAGCCGGCGTCGCGTGGACGATTAAGGGCGCACAGGCGCTTTCCGCTTATGAACCCGATTATATGCTTGAGAAAATGAGTGATTTATTGCACATCACCGGAGTGAAGTAA
- a CDS encoding GntR family transcriptional regulator produces the protein MQIDKQSPVPIYFQIMEQLKTQIKNGELKADALLPSEREYAEQFGISRMTVRQALSNLVNEGFLYRQKGRGTFVSKLKMEQPLQGLTSFTEDMRSRGMKPGSRLAEYQLIQATEELSSILGCGHQATLHKIIRVRLANDIPMAIEASYIPFDKAGKLDASHFQSSMYEHIEAYNQMPISRAKQELEPGAASEEEAELLGIQPGAPVLYIKRTTYLQDGTAFEHVKSAYRGDRYTFVHYMDRVK, from the coding sequence ATGCAGATTGATAAACAATCTCCGGTTCCGATTTATTTTCAGATTATGGAACAGTTGAAAACACAAATCAAAAACGGCGAGCTGAAAGCGGATGCGCTGCTTCCGTCGGAGCGGGAATACGCTGAACAATTCGGCATCAGCCGAATGACGGTGCGCCAGGCGCTTTCCAATTTGGTGAATGAAGGATTTTTATACAGGCAGAAAGGCCGGGGAACGTTCGTCAGCAAACTGAAGATGGAACAGCCGCTCCAAGGGCTGACAAGCTTTACGGAAGATATGAGGAGCCGAGGCATGAAGCCGGGGAGCAGACTTGCCGAATACCAGCTGATTCAGGCGACTGAAGAATTGTCTTCTATTTTAGGATGCGGCCATCAGGCAACGCTTCATAAAATCATCCGCGTCCGGCTGGCGAATGATATCCCGATGGCGATTGAAGCCTCGTACATCCCGTTTGACAAGGCAGGAAAACTGGACGCCTCCCATTTTCAGTCATCCATGTATGAGCATATCGAAGCGTACAATCAGATGCCGATCTCACGCGCCAAACAAGAGCTTGAACCGGGTGCCGCTTCCGAAGAAGAAGCGGAACTGCTCGGCATCCAGCCCGGCGCGCCCGTCCTCTATATAAAGCGGACCACTTATCTGCAGGACGGCACTGCCTTTGAGCACGTCAAATCCGCATACAGAGGCGACCGCTACACATTCGTGCATTATATGGACAGGGTGAAATGA
- the nagA gene encoding N-acetylglucosamine-6-phosphate deacetylase, translated as MAESLLISGADIVTEDEIIQNGFLGIKDGIISYAGKTRPQETYEKEWKAPEGTYALPGMIDIHIHGGYGADTMDADFAALDTMAARLPEEGTTSFLATTITQQHENIEKALENAKEWTASSPQAHKGAELIGIHLEGPFVSPEKAGAQPKQWITPADTGLFQKWEHLSGGLIKIVTLAPEEDPDFSLIRYLKDRNIIPSMGHTNAGADLLEKAADAGALHMTHLFNAMSCFHHREPGGIGTALACGRITAELITDGIHSHPLAVKLAFLAKGSQNLVMITDSMRAKGLKDGEYEFGGQKVTVRGNTALLPDGTLAGSILKMNEGAALMRRFTNCSWLDIANMTSANAARRLGIFDRKGSIAEGKDADVILTDGQCGVLASICRGNTAYISKEADWS; from the coding sequence GTGGCTGAAAGCTTGTTAATCAGCGGTGCGGACATCGTAACAGAAGATGAAATCATCCAAAACGGATTTCTCGGCATAAAAGACGGCATCATTTCTTACGCGGGTAAAACAAGACCGCAAGAAACGTATGAGAAGGAATGGAAGGCGCCCGAGGGCACGTATGCGCTTCCCGGAATGATTGATATCCATATTCACGGCGGATACGGCGCGGATACGATGGATGCCGATTTCGCGGCGCTTGATACAATGGCCGCCCGGCTGCCCGAAGAAGGAACAACCTCTTTTTTAGCGACAACAATTACACAGCAGCACGAAAATATTGAAAAAGCGCTCGAAAACGCCAAAGAATGGACGGCATCTTCACCTCAGGCGCATAAAGGCGCTGAGTTGATCGGGATTCATTTAGAAGGGCCTTTCGTCTCTCCGGAAAAGGCGGGAGCACAGCCGAAACAATGGATTACCCCGGCCGATACCGGGCTCTTTCAGAAATGGGAACATCTTTCTGGAGGGCTGATCAAAATTGTGACGCTTGCGCCGGAAGAAGATCCTGATTTCAGCCTGATCCGTTATTTAAAAGACCGGAACATCATCCCCTCAATGGGACATACAAACGCGGGAGCCGATCTTTTAGAAAAAGCGGCGGATGCCGGAGCGCTGCATATGACGCATCTCTTCAACGCCATGAGCTGCTTTCATCACCGTGAGCCGGGGGGCATCGGTACGGCTCTCGCCTGCGGCCGCATCACGGCGGAGCTGATCACTGACGGTATTCATTCCCATCCTTTAGCCGTAAAGCTTGCCTTTTTGGCGAAAGGAAGCCAAAACCTGGTGATGATTACAGACTCCATGCGGGCAAAAGGGCTGAAGGACGGAGAATACGAATTCGGCGGACAAAAAGTCACCGTTCGCGGGAACACGGCGCTTCTTCCTGACGGGACGCTGGCCGGTTCCATTTTAAAAATGAATGAAGGCGCAGCGCTCATGCGCAGGTTTACAAACTGTTCATGGCTGGATATAGCAAATATGACGTCGGCAAATGCAGCCCGCCGCCTCGGCATATTTGACCGCAAAGGAAGCATTGCGGAAGGAAAAGACGCCGACGTTATACTGACGGACGGACAGTGCGGCGTGCTGGCATCCATTTGCCGCGGAAACACCGCATATATTTCAAAGGAGGCTGATTGGTCATGA
- a CDS encoding ATP phosphoribosyltransferase regulatory subunit, which produces MFMFEKPHGMRDTLPGLYEAKKKVRSTLTDLIDKWGYQFMETPTLEFYETVGAQSAIDEQQLFKLLDQDGKTLVLRPDMTGPIARVAASKLHKNNHPLRAGYAASVYRAQEREGGRPAEFEQVGAELIGDGSTSADAEVIALAAGALKNAGLRQFKIAIGHAGLADELFVEVLGNAERADVLRRFLFEKNYVGYKEHVKSLPLSSIDKSRLLGLLELRGGKEICAKAGEIIGISGQSVIQELGDLWDILEDYGCAEHIRLDLNMVSHMSYYTGILFEVYAANVGFVIGSGGRYNNLLGHFGSPAPATGFGLRIDRLIEALGIRGETSDADAVIFSKEQRPQAILFAEEERARGRKVVLQDLAGIENIDHMTKSFANVTYFIGARKEEQNG; this is translated from the coding sequence ATGTTTATGTTTGAGAAACCGCATGGCATGAGAGATACGCTGCCCGGTTTATACGAAGCAAAGAAGAAAGTCCGTTCCACACTAACGGATTTAATTGATAAATGGGGTTATCAGTTTATGGAGACACCGACTCTTGAATTCTATGAAACAGTGGGTGCCCAGTCAGCCATTGACGAACAGCAGCTGTTTAAGCTTCTCGATCAGGACGGAAAAACGCTTGTGCTTCGGCCTGACATGACCGGACCGATTGCCAGGGTGGCGGCGTCTAAGCTGCACAAAAACAATCATCCGCTCAGAGCGGGGTACGCGGCAAGCGTCTACCGCGCTCAGGAGCGGGAAGGCGGACGTCCGGCTGAATTCGAACAGGTCGGCGCGGAGCTGATCGGCGATGGATCAACAAGCGCGGATGCCGAGGTGATTGCGCTCGCGGCCGGCGCTTTGAAAAACGCGGGATTGCGCCAATTTAAAATCGCGATCGGCCATGCCGGGCTCGCAGATGAGCTGTTTGTCGAGGTTTTGGGAAATGCCGAGCGGGCGGATGTTCTGCGGCGCTTTCTCTTTGAAAAGAATTACGTGGGGTACAAAGAACATGTCAAGTCGCTTCCGCTTTCTTCAATAGACAAAAGCCGGCTGCTCGGACTTCTGGAATTGCGCGGCGGAAAAGAGATCTGCGCCAAAGCGGGGGAGATCATCGGCATCTCCGGGCAAAGCGTGATTCAGGAGCTGGGAGACCTGTGGGACATTCTTGAAGATTACGGGTGTGCCGAGCATATTCGCCTTGATCTGAACATGGTAAGCCATATGAGTTACTACACGGGGATTTTATTCGAAGTGTACGCGGCAAATGTCGGGTTTGTCATCGGAAGCGGCGGCCGTTATAACAATCTTCTCGGCCATTTCGGCAGCCCTGCTCCCGCCACGGGCTTCGGGCTCCGTATCGACAGGCTGATTGAAGCGCTCGGCATCCGGGGAGAAACAAGTGATGCGGACGCCGTTATTTTCAGCAAGGAGCAGCGGCCGCAGGCCATTTTATTCGCGGAGGAAGAAAGGGCAAGAGGCAGAAAAGTCGTCCTGCAGGATTTGGCGGGCATTGAAAATATCGATCATATGACAAAATCATTCGCAAACGTCACCTACTTTATCGGTGCCAGAAAGGAAGAGCAGAATGGGTAA